One Mytilus trossulus isolate FHL-02 chromosome 5, PNRI_Mtr1.1.1.hap1, whole genome shotgun sequence DNA segment encodes these proteins:
- the LOC134718676 gene encoding calmodulin-like protein 4 isoform X2, which yields MARYFSQSDIDKFKECFFYHARKSIKNEENLSIIMRSLGYSPTKEEVSKYFANFGPDIEFASFLECMHDHKGVENPEKELINAFKAHDTQSKGYVNASEVRHILMNLGEKLTNREVEAMLRDAGTQPGGQIRYNEFVKTLLTPVPDY from the exons ATG GCTAGATACTTCAgtcagagtgatatagaca AGTTCAAGGAGTGCTTCTTTTATCACGCACGAAAgagtataaaaaatgaagaaaatctGTCAATTATAATGAGATCTCTGGGGTATAGTCCAACCAAAGAAGAAGTATCAAAGTATTTTGCAAACTTTGGACCAG atATAGAATTTGCATCTTTCCTGGAATGTATGCATGACCACAAAGGAGTAGAAAATCCAGAAAAAGAACTGATAAATGCCTTCAAAGCTCACGATACACAGAGTAAAGGCTATGTTAATGCATCGGAAGTTAGACATATCTTAATGAATCTTGGAGAAAAACTAACTAACCGAGAAG TTGAAGCTATGTTACGAGATGCAGGAACACAGCCAGGTGGACAGATCAGATACAATGAATTTGTAAAGACATTGCTAACCCCTGTACCAGATTATTAA
- the LOC134718676 gene encoding calmodulin-like protein 4 isoform X1, producing the protein MIGFSVSVSAYKMARYFSQSDIDKFKECFFYHARKSIKNEENLSIIMRSLGYSPTKEEVSKYFANFGPDIEFASFLECMHDHKGVENPEKELINAFKAHDTQSKGYVNASEVRHILMNLGEKLTNREVEAMLRDAGTQPGGQIRYNEFVKTLLTPVPDY; encoded by the exons ATGATTGGGTTTTCAGTGTCAGTATCAGCCtacaaaatg GCTAGATACTTCAgtcagagtgatatagaca AGTTCAAGGAGTGCTTCTTTTATCACGCACGAAAgagtataaaaaatgaagaaaatctGTCAATTATAATGAGATCTCTGGGGTATAGTCCAACCAAAGAAGAAGTATCAAAGTATTTTGCAAACTTTGGACCAG atATAGAATTTGCATCTTTCCTGGAATGTATGCATGACCACAAAGGAGTAGAAAATCCAGAAAAAGAACTGATAAATGCCTTCAAAGCTCACGATACACAGAGTAAAGGCTATGTTAATGCATCGGAAGTTAGACATATCTTAATGAATCTTGGAGAAAAACTAACTAACCGAGAAG TTGAAGCTATGTTACGAGATGCAGGAACACAGCCAGGTGGACAGATCAGATACAATGAATTTGTAAAGACATTGCTAACCCCTGTACCAGATTATTAA